One window of Puntigrus tetrazona isolate hp1 chromosome 14, ASM1883169v1, whole genome shotgun sequence genomic DNA carries:
- the simc1 gene encoding uncharacterized protein simc1, whose amino-acid sequence MEDIICVSSGSDDDSDLEVISSYNEKKEDAVPFIRTQWLQVTPVLINITGHNFISPSRRRPRKDTCSSLEVIDLSEDDRPGDADMQKPSQTLSSAESREKKAHAATASFGEAQESQSLTSVGKDVTNSECFVGSSVQSVASKSLSRENTLTDVLQRTEDYLHQDTNCNSSLPSEQLSWDKSLEHCRSSDKSKNPFKYESEVLKDSIADVSQNTKDTLLSTPALCSIREDQEDNLDSSQKWEDSVLSPYNINSPYYCPSEVDAYIFSDSSNKSEDNNHLFTYDSRQSFQTSELPSATHTASVPNALLSEEDGEVMNISKNVDMDTQVHPEDSSRSLPTSCKASPPRSPELLSRRSKPSSPTSTEILASDTAAQSPDPSMLSSPSSLLISQPSSPNFPERTEQKRNDLDAGSLESASLRVWETSSDDSDDNVLDNMELDLSENNTEDRQHICLTQYKKINQCESGTVSHVDEEDEHYGPPEPLCRQSLSLVYSTIEENYPEGTLQLLFDFIQPRYYPPSDITTHLLRGILLNPQSPDVFVIEAYNLLMKTQRYHPVDASTVPWDWELMKSVMEEQDDTRRLQTEVQYLLLQYVLQVLKDDFHFKLRSQCLHPSVAKKMFSCGNETTGDVVRWLMNAAKQSVKQSKDGENPVKEDNYLRIILSLQRMLTLALEADLTYNSEKISMQLFNCLDKKDSCRQTRLLLLRTLDSKLLRCKLLELLLNGNCPQPMSLNLLLRYLKSSTLDSDPSDGEEKWRKWDELLQLLWMLLLSYEEVVTGRLHRPIKERFNNRNALIWKQEDQVTHSAVQEAAGAFLSRAEDDIGHALPAAMQESLSHLQEHIIDMPSVISSL is encoded by the exons GTTCTCATCAATATCACAGGCCACAACTTCATCTCTCCAAGCCGAAGGCGCCCAAGAAAAGATACATGCTCCTCCCTAGAAGTTATAGATCTGAGTGAAGATGATCGTCCTGGTGATGCTGACATGCAGAAACCATCGCAGACTTTGTCGTCAGCAGAAAGCAGAGAAAAGAAAGCGCATGCAGCAACGGCATCTTTTGGAGAAGCTCAAGAATCACAATCTCTAACCAGCGTTGGCAAAGATGTGACTAATTCAGAGTGTTTTGTAGGAAGCAGTGTGCAGTCTGTTGCCTCTAAGTCGCTTAGTCGGGAGAACACTCTCACAGACGTGCTCCAAAGAACAGAAGATTATTTGCATCAGGACACAAATTGTAATTCAAGCTTGCCATCTGAGCAGCTGAGCTGGGATAAGTCTTTGGAACATTGCAGGTCCAGcgataaaagtaaaaatccgTTCAAATACGAATCTGAAGTATTAAAGGACTCTATTGCAGATGTATCGCAGAACACTAAAGACACACTGCTTAGTACACCGGCTCTCTGCAGCATCAGAGAAGACCAAGAAGACAATCTCGACTCATCACAGAAATGGGAAGACAGTGTTCTCTCTCCTTACAATATTAACAGTCCATATTACTGTCCGAGTGAGGTTGATGCTTATATATTCTCTGATTCATCCAATAAGTCTGAGGATAACAATCATCTGTTTACATATGACAGTCGGCAGTCTTTTCAAACGTCTGAGCTACCCTCTGCTACTCATACTGCATCAGTACCCAATGCACTTTTATCGGAAGAGGATGGTGAAGTGATGAATATCAGCAAAAATGTGGACATGGATACGCAGGTTCATCCCGAGGATTCGTCCCGCTCCTTACCTACCTCATGTAAGGCATCGCCCCCCAGGAGCCCTGAACTTTTGTCTAGACGTAGTAAACCCAGCAGTCCAACATCTACAGAGATTCTTGCGAGCGACACTGCAGCACAATCCCCTGATCCGTCTATGCTGAGCTCACCAAGTAGCCTTCTCATTTCACAGCCCTCCTCGCCAAACTTTCCAGAGAGAACTGAGCAAAAGAGAAATGATTTAGACGCAGGATCTCTAGAAAGCGCTTCCCTCAGGGTTTGGGAGACCAGCAGTGACGACAGCGATGACAATGTGCTGGATAATATGGAGTTAGATCTTTCTGAAAACAACACCGAGGATAGACAACATATTTGTCTGActcagtacaaaaaaataaaccagtgTGAGAGTGGAACGGTTTCACACGTG gaTGAGGAAGATGAACACTATGGCCCTCCTGAGCCTTTATGCCGGCAAAGCCTTAGCTTGGTCTACAGCACCATCGAGGAGAATTACCCAGAAGGCACACTTCAGCTGCTCTTTGACTTTATTCAGCCTCGGTATTACCCACCGTCGGATATTACAACACATCTGCTCAGGGGGATTCTCTTAAACCCACAAAGCCCTGATGTTTTTGTCATAGAGGCCTATAACCTATTGATGAAGACTCAGAG ATACCACCCTGTGGATGCTTCGACAGTCCCATGGGATTGGGAACTGATGAAGTCGGTTATGGAGGAACAG GATGACACTAGGAGGTTGCAGACGGAGGTCCAGTACCTGCTCCTGCAATACGTGTTGCAGGTTTTAAAAGAtgactttcattttaaactcaGGAGTCAGTGTCTTCATCCCTCTGTTGCAAAGAAGATGTTTTCATGTGGCAATGAAACAACTGG GGATGTAGTACGTTGGTTGATGAATGCTGCAAAGCAGTCAGTAAAACAGTCAAAAGATGGGGAAAATCCAGTGAAAGAGGACAACTATCTCAG GATTATATTATCTCTTCAGAGGATGTTAACATTGGCCCTGGAGGCGGACCTCACCTATAATTCTGAGAAAATTTCAATGCAACTCTTCAACTGTCTTGACAAAAAAGATTCTTGTAGGCAGacgag GCTTTTATTGTTGAGGACTCTGGATAGCAAGCTGCTGAGATGCAAACTGTTGGAGCTGTTGCTGAATGGGAATTGTCCTCAGCCCATGTCCCTAAACTTGCTGCTACGCTACCTCAAGAGCTCTACACTGGACTCAGACCCCTCT GATGGAGAAGAGAAGTGGAGAAAATGGGATGAGCTCCTTCAGCTTCTGTGGATGCTTTTGCTCAGTTATGAAGAAGTTGTGACAG GTCGTCTGCACCGCCCCATCAAAGAGCGTTTTAATAATAGAAATGCTCTGATCTGGAAGCAAGAAGATCAGGTGACACACTCAGCAGTGCAAGAGGCAGCAGGTGCCTTCCTGTCACGTGCAGAGGACGACATCGGCCATGCTCTTCCCGCCGCAATGCAGGAATCACTTTCCCACCTACAAGAACACATAATTGACATGCCCAGTGTTATTTCAAGTCTTTAA
- the cnot6b gene encoding CCR4-NOT transcription complex, subunit 6b, with protein MPKEKYDPPDSRRMYTIMSSEEANSGKKSIWDGLEIIGNVRSLSSGLWSLTHLTALHLSDNSLSRIPPEIAKLHNLEFLDLSSNKIRSLPAELGNMVSLRELLLNNNQLRVLPFELGKLFQLQTLGLKGNPLNQEIMSLYQEPDGTRRLLNYLLDNLNGAIKRIQTEPPPSRSWIVLQEPERTRPTALLTVMCYNVLCDKYATRQLYGYCPSWALNWSYRKKSIMQEILSCNADIISLQEVETEQYYNYFLVELSKQGYDGFFSPKSRARTMSESDRKHVDGCAIFYKTEKFSMVQKHTVEFNQLAMANSEGSEAMLNRVMTKDNIGVAVLLELKKELLELSSGKSVHAMEKQLLLVANAHMHWDPEYSDVKLVQTMMFLSEVKNIIDKASRSLKLSSVSGETNSIPLVLCADLNSLPDSGVVEYLSTGGVDCTHKDFKELRYSDSLTNFNCNGKNGTSNGRITHGFKLKSAYENVLMPYTNYTFDFRGVIDYVFYSRPQLNVLGVLGPLDTNWLLENNIIGCPHPHIPSDHFSLFAQLELVLPYPPLLNGVHLAGHR; from the exons ATGCCCAAGGAGAAATATGACCCGCCTGATTCCAGGCGGATGTACACTATCATGTCCAGTGAGGAGGCAAACAGTGGGAAAAAATCCATCTGGGATGGGCTAGAAATAATTG GTAATGTTCGGAGTCTCAGCTCGGGCCTTTGGTCACTCACACACCTCACTGCTCTGCACCTCAGTGACAACTCCCTGTCACGCATCCCACCTGAAATTGCCAAGCTGCACAACCTTGAGTTCTTGGACCTGTCGTCCAATAAGATCAGGAGCCTGCCAGCAGAGCTTGGCAACATGGTGTCTCTCAG GGAACTGCTTTTAAATAACAACCAGTTGCGGGTTCTGCCGTTCGAATTGGGGAAATTGTTTCAGTTACAAACACTGGGGTTAAAAG GCAATCCACTCAATCAAGAAATTATGAGCCTCTACCAGGAGCCAGATGGTACCCGGCGACTTCTGAACTACCTTTTGGACAATCTTAACGGTGCTATCAAACGCA TCCAAACAGAGCCACCTCCGTCCAGGTCCTGGATTGTGCTGCAGGAGCCCGAAAGAACAAGACCAACAG CCCTGTTAACTGTAATGTGCTACAACGTGCTGTGTGATAAGTATGCTACACGTCAGCTCTACGGCTACTGCCCATCCTGGGCCCTTAACTGGAGCTACAGGAAAAAGTCCATTATGCAGGAGATCCTCAGCTGCAATGCAGATATTATCAGCTTACag GAAGTGGAAACGGAGCAGTATTACAACTACTTCCTTGTGGAGCTAAGTAAACAGGGATATGATGGATTCTTCAGTCCAAAGTCCCGGGCCAGAACCATGTCTGAATCGGACAGGAAACATGTAGATGGATGTGCAATATTCTACAAGACTGAAAA GTTCAGCATGGTGCAGAAACACACAGTAGAGTTTAACCAGCTGGCTATGGCCAATTCAGAGGGCTCAGAGGCTATGCTGAATCGGGTCATGACCAAGGACAACATTGGGGTGGCTGTGTTGCTGGAGCTAAAGAAGGAATTGTTGGAGTTGTCAT CAGGTAAATCTGTCCATGCTATGGAGAAGCAGCTCCTACTAGTGGCTAATGCTCACATGCACTGGGATCCAGAATATTCTGACGTGAAGCTGGTACAGACCATGATGTTCCTGTCAGAGGTGAAGAATATCATAGACAAAGCCTCTCGCAGTCTGAAGCTCTCCTCTGTGTCTGGAGAAACCAACAGCATCCCTTTGGTGCTTTGTGCTGATCTCAATTCACTTCCCGACTCAG GTGTAGTGGAGTACCTGAGCACAGGTGGGGTGGACTGCACACACAAAGACTTCAAGGAGCTGCGCTACAGTGACAGCCTGACCAACTTCAACTGCAATGGCAAAAACGGCACATCTAATGGGAGGATCACACATGGATTCAAGCTGAAGAGTGCCTACGAGAATGTGCTTATGCCTTACACCAATTACACTTTCGACTTCAGA GGTGTCATTGACTACGTCTTCTACTCCAGACCACAACTGAACGTGCTGGGCGTCCTCGGACCTTTGGACACAAACTGGCTCCTTGAGAACAATATCATTGGTTGCCCACACCCTCACATCCCCTCAGATCACTTCTCCCTGTTTGCACAACTGGAGTTGGTCCTGCCTTATCCTCCCCTTCTCAATGGAGTCCACTTAGCTGGACACAGGTAG